One Paenisporosarcina sp. FSL H8-0542 genomic region harbors:
- a CDS encoding phosphate ABC transporter substrate-binding protein — protein MNILKRFTAAALVVVASVGLTFGGITTTAQAATSGKIVVAGSSALLPLTQQAAKEFKKANPKVSISVSGSSSIAGPQSVMKGSATIGAADWDATKAVPGFSAFDSLKAHKIAVIPFATITHKSNPVKNLSTKQLQDIFSGKIKNWKQVGGDDSEIVVVNRKHGSGTRVNYQMKALAGNDFMSKGENYKEVSSNGDMVKNVGANPNAIGYTDLAYVKGDIKALSFNGVSATTTNVVNGNYKIWGYGYLLTKGTPKGAEAAFIKFIQSSKFQNGSLKKLKFIPISAMN, from the coding sequence ATGAATATCTTGAAACGATTTACAGCAGCGGCACTAGTGGTTGTCGCATCAGTGGGTTTAACTTTTGGTGGAATAACAACAACAGCTCAGGCAGCAACAAGTGGGAAAATCGTCGTTGCAGGTTCTTCTGCTTTATTACCTTTAACACAACAAGCTGCAAAAGAATTTAAAAAAGCTAATCCTAAAGTTTCTATTTCGGTATCAGGTTCTTCTTCAATTGCTGGTCCTCAATCTGTTATGAAAGGTTCAGCAACAATAGGCGCAGCTGACTGGGATGCAACCAAAGCTGTTCCTGGATTCAGCGCATTTGATAGTTTAAAAGCTCACAAAATTGCAGTTATTCCATTTGCAACAATCACTCACAAATCAAATCCGGTAAAAAATTTATCAACAAAACAGCTTCAAGATATTTTTTCAGGGAAAATTAAAAACTGGAAGCAAGTTGGTGGAGACGATTCAGAAATCGTTGTAGTAAATCGTAAACATGGTTCTGGTACACGTGTTAACTATCAAATGAAGGCTTTAGCTGGAAATGATTTTATGTCAAAAGGTGAAAATTATAAAGAAGTTAGCAGTAATGGAGATATGGTTAAAAATGTCGGAGCAAATCCAAATGCTATCGGTTATACAGATTTAGCTTATGTAAAAGGTGATATTAAGGCTCTTAGCTTCAACGGTGTATCTGCAACTACGACAAACGTTGTGAATGGTAACTATAAAATTTGGGGTTATGGATACTTATTGACAAAAGGCACTCCTAAAGGTGCTGAAGCTGCATTTATTAAGTTCATTCAAAGCAGTAAATTCCAAAATGGTTCTTTAAAGAAACTAAAGTTTATTCCTATTAGTGCAATGAATTAA
- the pstC gene encoding phosphate ABC transporter permease subunit PstC translates to MKKMKLNYFNNRLFQVFCFTSALFMGLVLFALVLFIGRTGFLVFNDVSLTEFLFSTTWEPYEEKYGAAVFIIGTLSLTALTLLFAAPISIGLAIFTVEIAPESLKRIIRPVLDLLVGIPSIVYGYLGLTILLPFLRQVTGSLLGDGLLAAAIVLTIMVLPTISRISDDAITAVPRELREASYAMGSTRFQTVFGIVLPAAKSGIFTAIILGMARAIGETMAVVMVIGNTAQLPTDLVTPTAVLTSNIVNQIIDVEFESTWSNALYMMAFILLIISSLMIVLIRKLRPKGV, encoded by the coding sequence ATGAAGAAAATGAAACTTAACTACTTTAATAATCGATTATTTCAAGTCTTCTGTTTTACTAGCGCACTTTTCATGGGACTTGTTCTTTTCGCTCTTGTTCTTTTTATCGGGCGGACAGGATTTTTAGTCTTTAATGATGTTTCTCTGACTGAATTTCTCTTTTCTACGACTTGGGAGCCTTATGAAGAAAAGTATGGTGCTGCCGTCTTTATCATAGGTACACTTTCTTTGACCGCATTAACCCTGTTGTTTGCTGCACCGATTTCCATAGGACTAGCAATATTCACGGTTGAAATCGCACCAGAATCACTAAAACGTATAATTCGGCCTGTTTTGGATTTACTCGTGGGGATTCCGTCTATTGTCTATGGCTACTTAGGTTTGACCATTCTTTTGCCGTTTTTAAGACAAGTGACTGGAAGTCTGTTAGGAGATGGTTTGTTAGCTGCAGCGATTGTTTTGACGATTATGGTATTACCTACGATTTCAAGAATTAGTGATGATGCGATCACTGCTGTTCCTCGGGAGCTAAGAGAAGCGAGTTATGCTATGGGGAGCACAAGATTTCAAACAGTGTTTGGGATTGTTTTGCCAGCAGCAAAATCGGGGATATTTACTGCAATCATTTTAGGGATGGCTCGGGCCATTGGTGAAACGATGGCTGTTGTTATGGTGATAGGGAATACAGCACAACTACCAACTGATTTGGTCACACCAACCGCTGTACTTACCAGTAATATCGTTAACCAAATCATTGATGTTGAATTTGAATCAACATGGAGTAATGCCTTGTACATGATGGCTTTCATTTTATTAATTATCTCGTCACTTATGATTGTCCTAATCCGCAAACTTCGTCCAAAAGGGGTATAA